The following are from one region of the Salvia splendens isolate huo1 chromosome 2, SspV2, whole genome shotgun sequence genome:
- the LOC121759454 gene encoding peroxisomal adenine nucleotide carrier 1-like isoform X2: protein MALDMESLVEATSGSVGALVSTTILYPLDTCKTRYQAENRAHHHQRNISDVLLEAISKGQVLSLYQGLGTKNLQSFISQFIYFYGYSFFKRLYLRESKSKSIGTAANLLIAAAAGACTAIATQPLDTASSRMQTSDFGKSKGLWQSLSEGSFSDAFDGLGISLLLTANPSIQYTVFDQLKNRLLKSNMKKQTDEVSSPEAISAFSAFVYGAVSKCIATCLTYPAIRCKVVIQSAKSDESEDGKPQARRRKSISGTLCSIWEREGMLGFFKGLQAQMLKTVLTSALLLMIKEKVTKTTWVLMIALRRFMLTMPNLKSS from the exons ATGGCGCTTGACATGGAGTCGTTAGTGGAGGCGACGTCGGGTTCGGTAGGTGCACTAGTCAGCACCACCATCTTGTATCCTCTCGACACCTGTAAAACTAGGTATCAAGCTGAGAATCGAGCTCATCATCACCAAAG GAATATTTCAGATGTTCTGTTGGAAGCAATATCCAAAGGTCAAGTCCTGTCGTTGTATCAGGGCCTGGGCACAAAGAATCTGCAGTCCTTCATTTCTCAGTTTATTTACTTCTATGGGTATAGCTTTTTCAAGAGGCTGTACTTAAGAGAAAGCAAATCTAAATCCATAGGAACCGCTGCTAACTTATtaattgctgctgctgctggtgcATGCACAGCCATAGCAACACAG CCTCTTGATACAGCATCTTCAAGAATGCAAACAAGTGATTTTGGAAAATCAAAAGGCTTGTGGCAATCTCTCTCAGAAGGCTCTTTCAGTGATGCATTTGATGGTCTAGGAATTTCCCTTCTACTTACTGCAAATCCATCTATACAG TATACAGTATTTGATCAATTAAAAAATAGGCTTCTAAAGAGTAATATGAAGAAACAAACTGATGAGGTGTCATCTCCAGAAGCTATCTCTGCCTTTTCTGCTTTTGTTTACGGTGCAGTCTCGAAGTGTATTGCTACCTGTTTAACTTATCCAGCTATAAG GTGTAAAGTGGTGATTCAGTCAGCAAAATCAGATGAGAGTGAAGATGGTAAGCCCCAAGCACGACGCCGTAAATCCATATCTGGAACACTCTGTTCTATCTGGGAAAGAGAAGGGATGCTTGGCTTCTTCAAAGGGCTGCAGGCACAAATGCTGAAAACAGTCCTGACCTCAGCACTGCTTTTGATGATAAAGGAGAAAGTTACGAAGACCACATGGGTCCTAATGATCGCACTAAGGAGGTTTATGTTGACGATGCCCAACTTAAAGAGTTCCTGA
- the LOC121758901 gene encoding uncharacterized GPI-anchored protein At5g19250-like, whose protein sequence is MEKCRLNATNATTTGNSQILPTCIPNQQNLVISDFTSRYATYLNDTGFSAIGVGSEDDWLVVLLTNMTGTAINSNGASGLALTAISPVVLSLISLFMLV, encoded by the coding sequence ATGGAAAAATGCCGTCTGAATGCTACCAACGCCACCACCACCGGAAACAGCCAGATCTTACCCACCTGCATCCCCAACCAGCAGAACCTCGTGATCTCTGATTTCACGTCAAGATACGCGACTTACCTCAACGACACAGGGTTCTCCGCCATCGGGGTTGGTTCTGAAGATGACTGGTTAGTCGTGCTCCTCACCAACATGACTGGCACTGCCATCAACAGCAACGGGGCTTCTGGCCTTGCCCTCACCGCCATAAGCCCTGTCGTGCTTTCACTCATCTCCCTTTTCATGTTAGTTTAA
- the LOC121759454 gene encoding peroxisomal adenine nucleotide carrier 1-like isoform X1 has translation MALDMESLVEATSGSVGALVSTTILYPLDTCKTRYQAENRAHHHQRYRNISDVLLEAISKGQVLSLYQGLGTKNLQSFISQFIYFYGYSFFKRLYLRESKSKSIGTAANLLIAAAAGACTAIATQPLDTASSRMQTSDFGKSKGLWQSLSEGSFSDAFDGLGISLLLTANPSIQYTVFDQLKNRLLKSNMKKQTDEVSSPEAISAFSAFVYGAVSKCIATCLTYPAIRCKVVIQSAKSDESEDGKPQARRRKSISGTLCSIWEREGMLGFFKGLQAQMLKTVLTSALLLMIKEKVTKTTWVLMIALRRFMLTMPNLKSS, from the exons ATGGCGCTTGACATGGAGTCGTTAGTGGAGGCGACGTCGGGTTCGGTAGGTGCACTAGTCAGCACCACCATCTTGTATCCTCTCGACACCTGTAAAACTAGGTATCAAGCTGAGAATCGAGCTCATCATCACCAAAGGTATAG GAATATTTCAGATGTTCTGTTGGAAGCAATATCCAAAGGTCAAGTCCTGTCGTTGTATCAGGGCCTGGGCACAAAGAATCTGCAGTCCTTCATTTCTCAGTTTATTTACTTCTATGGGTATAGCTTTTTCAAGAGGCTGTACTTAAGAGAAAGCAAATCTAAATCCATAGGAACCGCTGCTAACTTATtaattgctgctgctgctggtgcATGCACAGCCATAGCAACACAG CCTCTTGATACAGCATCTTCAAGAATGCAAACAAGTGATTTTGGAAAATCAAAAGGCTTGTGGCAATCTCTCTCAGAAGGCTCTTTCAGTGATGCATTTGATGGTCTAGGAATTTCCCTTCTACTTACTGCAAATCCATCTATACAG TATACAGTATTTGATCAATTAAAAAATAGGCTTCTAAAGAGTAATATGAAGAAACAAACTGATGAGGTGTCATCTCCAGAAGCTATCTCTGCCTTTTCTGCTTTTGTTTACGGTGCAGTCTCGAAGTGTATTGCTACCTGTTTAACTTATCCAGCTATAAG GTGTAAAGTGGTGATTCAGTCAGCAAAATCAGATGAGAGTGAAGATGGTAAGCCCCAAGCACGACGCCGTAAATCCATATCTGGAACACTCTGTTCTATCTGGGAAAGAGAAGGGATGCTTGGCTTCTTCAAAGGGCTGCAGGCACAAATGCTGAAAACAGTCCTGACCTCAGCACTGCTTTTGATGATAAAGGAGAAAGTTACGAAGACCACATGGGTCCTAATGATCGCACTAAGGAGGTTTATGTTGACGATGCCCAACTTAAAGAGTTCCTGA